A portion of the Juglans microcarpa x Juglans regia isolate MS1-56 chromosome 1D, Jm3101_v1.0, whole genome shotgun sequence genome contains these proteins:
- the LOC121235148 gene encoding probable linoleate 9S-lipoxygenase 5: MAICSSSEIIKQIMEKFCGKSKKKQGPQVVESKNIKGTVVLMKKNVLDFHDIKASLLDRIHELFGKGVSLQLISSIHPDPANGLRGKHGKAAYLEKWISTITPLTAGETAFTVTFDWDESMGVPGALIVKNHHHSQFYLKTITLEHVRGHGRVHFVCNSWVYPAHRYKYHRVFFSNKTYLPCQTPELLRKYREEELVNLRGNGSGELKEWDRVYDYAYYNDLGSPDKGPDYVRPVLGGSEEYPYPRRGRTGRKPTRTDPNCESRLPLLSLDIYVPRDERFGHVKFSDFLAYALKSLVQILLPELKSLCDKTINEFDTFEDVLNLYEGGVKLPNGPTLSKIRERIPWELLRELVRNDGERFLKFPIPDVIKEDRSAWRTDEEFGREMLAGVNPVIISRLREFPPTSELDPKVFGNQNSTIREEDIEKNLNGLTVDQAIKNNRLFILDHHDALMPFLTKINSTTTKTYATRTLLLLQDDGTLKPLAIELSLPHSQGENHGAVSKVFTPAEEGVEGTVWQLAKAYAAVNDSGYHQLISHWLNTHAIIEPFVIATNRQLSVLHPIHKLLQPHFRDTMNINALARQILINAGGVVERTVFPAKYALEMSAVLYKHWVFTEQALPADLLKRGIAVPDSSYPHGLRLLIEDYPFAVDGLEIWSAIENWVSEYCSFYYPTDEMVQEDSELQLWWMEIRNEGHGDKKDEPWWPEIQTRAELVHSCTIIIWVASALHAAVNFGQYPYAGYLPNRPTVSRRFMPEPGTPEYTELQSNPDVAYLKTITAQFQTLLGVSLIEILSRHSSDEIYLGQRDTPEWTSDAEPLAALESFQNKLMEIENRIIEMNNDSRWKNRVGPVKVPYTLLYPNTSDYSREGGLTGKGIPNSISI; encoded by the exons ATGGCAATCTGTTCCAGTTCAGAGATCATAAAGCAAATAATGGAGAAGTTCTGTGGGAAGAGTAAAAAGAAGCAAGGTCCCCAGGTAGTTGAGAGCAAGAATATCAAAGGTACAGTTGTGTTAATGAAGAAAAACGTGTTGGACTTCCATGATATTAAAGCTTCATTGCTTGATCGGATTCACGAGTTGTTTGGCAAGGGCGTCTCCCTGCAGCTCATCAGTTCCATTCATCCCGACCCAG CGAATGGATTAAGAGGGAAGCATGGCAAGGCGGCCTACTTGGAGAAATGGATCTCAACAATTACTCCATTAACAGCAGGAGAAACTGCATTCACTGTTACATTTGACTGGGACGAGTCCATGGGTGTTCCTGGGGCTTTAATCGTCAAAAACCACCACCACAGCCAGTTTTACCTTAAGACGATCACCTTGGAACATGTTCGTGGGCACGGTCGTGTGCATTTCGTCTGCAATTCTTGGGTTTACCCTGCACATCGTTACAAATACCACCGCGTCTTCTTCTCAAACAAG ACCTACCTTCCGTGTCAAACACCTGAGCTGTTAAGGAAGTACAGGGAAGAAGAGCTAGTAAATCTGCGAGGAAATGGATCAGGGGAGCTCAAGGAGTGGGACAGAGTTTATGACTATGCTTACTATAATGATTTGGGAAGTCCAGACAAAGGTCCAGACTATGTACGCCCTGTTCTTGGCGGATCAGAGGAGTATCCCTATCCCAGAAGAGGAAGAACTGGTCGAAAACCAACAAGAACTG ATCCCAATTGTGAGAGCAGATTGCCACTGCTAAGTCTTGACATTTATGTTCCAAGAGATGAGCGGTTTGGCCACGTGAAATTCTCAGATTTTCTAGCCTATGCTCTCAAGTCCCTTGTTCAGATATTGCTCCCAGAGCTTAAATCTCTATGTGACAAAACCATTAACGAGTTTGACACCTTTGAAGATGTACTTAATCTCTATGAGGGGGGTGTCAAGCTGCCCAATGGACCTACACTGAGTAAAATAAGGGAGCGCATTCCTTGGGAGCTGTTGAGGGAACTCGTACGTAATGACGGTGAGCGATTCCTCAAATTCCCAATTCCCGACGTGATCAAAG AGGACAGGTCTGCTTGGAGGACAGATGAAGAGTTTGGACGAGAAATGCTCGCTGGAGTGAACCCTGTCATCATCAGCCGCCTCCGG GAATTTCCCCCAACCAGCGAGCTGGACCCTAAAGTGTTTGGGAATCAGAACAGTACAATAAGAGAAGAAGACATAGAGAAGAACCTCAATGGGCTCACTGTAGATCAA GCAATAAAAAACAACAGGCTGTTTATATTAGATCATCATGATGCATTGATGCCATTCCTGACGAAAATAAACTCAACGACCACAAAGACCTATGCCACGAGAACGCTCCTTTTACTTCAAGATGATGGGACCTTGAAGCCACTGGCAATTGAGTTAAGCTTGCCACATTCACAAGGGGAGAATCACGGTGCAGTTAGCAAAGTTTTCACTCCTGCAGAAGAAGGTGTTGAAGGAACGGTGTGGCAGCTCGCCAAAGCCTACGCTGCTGTGAATGATTCTGGATACCATCAGCTTATTAGCCACTG GTTGAATACCCATGCCATCATAGAGCCTTTCGTGATTGCGACAAACAGACAGCTGAGTGTGCTTCACCCGATTCACAAGCTTTTGCAACCCCATTTCCGAGACACAATGAACATAAATGCCTTGGCACGGCAGATCCTCATCAATGCTGGTGGCGTGGTTGAGAGGACAGTCTTCCCGGCTAAATACGCCCTGGAAATGTCCGCTGTTTTATACAAGCACTGGGTGTTCACTGAACAGGCATTACCTGCTGATCTGCTCAAGAG AGGAATCGCAGTTCCAGACTCAAGCTACCCACATGGCCTGAGACTTCTTATAGAGGATTATCCCTTCGCTGTTGATGGGCTGGAGATCTGGTCAGCAATTGAGAATTGGGTGAGTGAATATTGCTCTTTCTACTACCCAACAGATGAAATGGTCCAAGAAGATTCTGAACTCCAATTATGGTGGATGGAGATCCGTAATGAGGGTCATGGTGACAAGAAAGATGAGCCATGGTGGCCTGAGATTCAGACACGGGCGGAGCTTGTCCACTCCTGCACCATAATTATATGGGTGGCTTCGGCCCTCCATGCTGCTGTCAATTTCGGGCAATACCCTTATGCTGGCTACCTCCCTAATCGCCCAACGGTAAGCCGCCGCTTCATGCCTGAGCCAGGCACACCTGAGTATACCGAGCTTCAGTCAAACCCTGACGTAGCCTACCTGAAAACAATAACAGCCCAGTTCCAAACCCTCCTGGGTGTATCACTGATAGAAATTCTGTCCCGGCATTCATCTGATGAGATTTATCTTGGGCAGAGAGATACTCCTGAGTGGACTTCGGATGCCGAACCACTGGCAGCATTAGAGAGTTTTCAAAACAAGCTGATGGAAATCGAAAACAGGATTATAGAAATGAACAATGACAGTAGATGGAAGAATAGGGTTGGGCCAGTCAAGGTACCTTACACCTTGCTCTATCCTAATACCTCAGATTACTCTAGAGAAGGCGGCCTCACTGGCAAGGGAATTCCCAACAGCATCTCAATCTAG
- the LOC121267175 gene encoding photosystem I reaction center subunit II, chloroplastic-like, giving the protein MAMATQASLFTPPLSASKSGDRVTVPWKQSSTLSFTSPKQLKFSVSQRTIKAAAGEAAEAPTKEAPVGFTPPELDPSTPSPIFAGSTGGLLRKAQVEEFYVITWDSPKEQIFEMPTGGAAIMRQGPNLLKLARKEQCLALGTRLRSKYKIKYQFYRVFPNGEVQYLHPKDGVYPEKVNPGRQGVGVNFRSIGKNVNPIEVKFTGKQVYDL; this is encoded by the coding sequence ATGGCCATGGCAACCCAAGCCTCCCTCTTCACCCCTCCCCTCTCAGCCTCAAAGTCCGGGGACCGTGTCACCGTGCCATGGAAACAATCCTCAACCCTCTCCTTCACCAGTCCCAAGCAACTTAAATTCTCTGTCTCCCAGCGCACAATCAAGGCAGCTGCTGGGGAAGCCGCCGAGGCACCCACCAAGGAAGCGCCGGTGGGATTCACTCCACCTGAGTTGGACCCAAGCACTCCCTCTCCGATTTTCGCCGGCAGCACTGGTGGCCTGCTGCGGAAGGCTCAAGTTGAAGAGTTTTATGTGATCACTTGGGACTCTCCCAAAGAACAAATCTTTGAGATGCCCACGGGAGGTGCAGCCATAATGAGGCAGGGTCCTAACCTGCTCAAACTGGCCAGGAAGGAGCAGTGCTTGGCTCTGGGGACTAGGCTGAGGTCTAAGTACAAGATCAAGTACCAGTTTTACAGGGTGTTCCCAAATGGGGAGGTCCAATATTTGCACCCAAAGGACGGTGTCTACCCTGAGAAGGTGAACCCCGGCCGTCAAGGTGTCGGAGTGAACTTCAGGTCAATTGGAAAGAATGTGAACCCGATCGAGGTCAAGTTCACCGGCAAGCAAGTGTATGACTTGTGA